Proteins co-encoded in one Hirundo rustica isolate bHirRus1 chromosome 18, bHirRus1.pri.v3, whole genome shotgun sequence genomic window:
- the PIRT gene encoding phosphoinositide-interacting protein isoform X2: MEMPPKSPDGSEMSPQSKELVTSHTGSTLCMSSRSESVWTSASRSKWDIYHKPVIVVSVGAAVFLFGTVITSLSCFLTQNKDAYKMSGPAFLSLGLMLLVCGLVWIPIIRKKQKQRQKSQFLQSLKSFFFNR, encoded by the coding sequence ATGGAAATGCCCCCCAAGAGCCCCGACGGGAGCGAGATGTCCCCCCAGTCCAAGGAGCTGGTGACCAGCCACACGGGCAGCACCCTGTGCATGAGCTCCCGCAGCGAGTCCGTGTGGACCAGCGCCTCCAGGAGCAAGTGGGACATTTACCACAAGCCCGTCATCGTGGTGTCCGTGGGAGCTGCCGTCTTCCTCTTCGGGACGGTCATCACCAGCCTGTCCTGCTTCCTGACCCAGAACAAAGACGCTTACAAAATGTCCGGCCCCGCTTTCCTGTCCCTGGGACTGATGCTCCTGGTCTGCGGCCTGGTCTGGATCCCCATCATCCgcaagaagcagaagcagaggcagaagtCGCAGTTCCTCCAGAGCCTcaagtccttcttcttcaacCGCTGA
- the PIRT gene encoding phosphoinositide-interacting protein isoform X1 has product MSLALEKGPVLQPSLPAPHVSSSHPTTMEMPPKSPDGSEMSPQSKELVTSHTGSTLCMSSRSESVWTSASRSKWDIYHKPVIVVSVGAAVFLFGTVITSLSCFLTQNKDAYKMSGPAFLSLGLMLLVCGLVWIPIIRKKQKQRQKSQFLQSLKSFFFNR; this is encoded by the exons ATGAGCCTGGCTCTGGAGAAGGGGCCTGTCCTGCAgccatccctccctgctccccac gtctcctcctcccaccccaccaCCATGGAAATGCCCCCCAAGAGCCCCGACGGGAGCGAGATGTCCCCCCAGTCCAAGGAGCTGGTGACCAGCCACACGGGCAGCACCCTGTGCATGAGCTCCCGCAGCGAGTCCGTGTGGACCAGCGCCTCCAGGAGCAAGTGGGACATTTACCACAAGCCCGTCATCGTGGTGTCCGTGGGAGCTGCCGTCTTCCTCTTCGGGACGGTCATCACCAGCCTGTCCTGCTTCCTGACCCAGAACAAAGACGCTTACAAAATGTCCGGCCCCGCTTTCCTGTCCCTGGGACTGATGCTCCTGGTCTGCGGCCTGGTCTGGATCCCCATCATCCgcaagaagcagaagcagaggcagaagtCGCAGTTCCTCCAGAGCCTcaagtccttcttcttcaacCGCTGA